In the genome of Nitrospira japonica, one region contains:
- the purL gene encoding phosphoribosylformylglycinamidine synthase subunit PurL — translation MTAGDSRLRDLIAQHNLTDDEYKKIVEILGRDPNLTELGMFSVMWSEHCSYKSSRVHLKKLPTTGPRVVQGPGENAGAVDIGDGLCVVFKMESHNHPSFIEPYQGAATGVGGILRDIFTMGARPIALLDSLRFGELSSAKNRHLMRGVVAGIAGYGNCMGVPTVGGEVRFDDIYSMNPLVNVFCLGVAHKDKIFRGTAAGVGNPVIYFGSKTGRDGIHGATMASDSFDDQSEQKRPTVQVGDPFQEKLLLEACLELMAEDLLVGIQDMGAAGLTSSSCEMASRAGNGIDLDLTNVPRREPGMTPYELMLSESQERMLMVAKAGKEDDCIRICRKWDLDVAVVGRVTGDGMLRVKDQGQVVAEIPAKALADDGPRYERPHQPPAYQDMLANLNYDAVPDVKDANAALLALLESPTIASKRWVYQQYDHMVRTNSVVRPGSDAAVVRIKGTGKAVAMTVDCNGRYCLLHPYEGARLAVAEAARNLVCSGAEPIGLTDCLNFGNPERPEIMWQFVLAIEGLKDACEFLQVPIVSGNVSFYNETNGLSIYPTPMLGMVGLIEDADRAMTQWFKQDGDDIILLGSSREDLGGSEYLKVVHSREQGSPPFLNLETERHVQDCVLSLIRAGLVQSAHDCSDGGLAVALAECCISTEDRRLGAVVTLPVGRLRHDAVLFGESQSRVVLSSKPENREAVLEHARQRGVPAEIIGGVGGARFVAYVRDAHSTTRVIDRPVSELYEAWAHSLERTLVQE, via the coding sequence ATGACCGCTGGTGACTCACGACTGCGCGATCTCATCGCCCAGCACAATCTCACGGACGACGAGTACAAGAAGATCGTCGAGATCCTGGGGCGCGATCCGAATCTCACGGAATTGGGCATGTTTTCCGTGATGTGGTCAGAACACTGTTCGTATAAGAGCTCGCGCGTGCATTTGAAGAAACTGCCGACGACCGGCCCGCGTGTGGTGCAGGGACCGGGTGAAAACGCCGGCGCCGTCGACATCGGGGACGGCCTCTGCGTCGTCTTCAAGATGGAGTCGCACAACCATCCGTCGTTCATCGAGCCGTATCAGGGCGCGGCGACCGGCGTGGGAGGGATCCTGCGCGACATCTTTACGATGGGCGCGCGGCCGATCGCGCTGCTCGATTCGTTACGGTTCGGCGAGCTGAGTTCGGCTAAAAACCGTCATCTGATGAGAGGTGTGGTGGCCGGGATCGCCGGATACGGGAACTGCATGGGCGTGCCCACCGTCGGCGGCGAAGTCCGGTTCGACGACATTTACTCGATGAATCCGCTGGTGAATGTGTTCTGCCTCGGCGTGGCGCACAAGGACAAGATTTTCAGGGGCACGGCGGCCGGCGTCGGTAACCCCGTCATTTATTTCGGCTCGAAGACCGGTCGTGACGGCATTCACGGCGCGACGATGGCGTCCGATTCGTTCGACGACCAGTCGGAGCAGAAGCGTCCTACCGTCCAGGTCGGAGATCCGTTCCAAGAGAAGCTATTGTTGGAGGCCTGCCTTGAGTTGATGGCGGAGGATCTTCTGGTGGGCATCCAAGACATGGGCGCAGCCGGTCTGACGAGTTCCTCGTGCGAAATGGCGTCGAGGGCCGGCAATGGGATCGACCTCGACCTGACGAATGTTCCCCGGCGAGAGCCCGGCATGACCCCCTATGAATTGATGCTTTCTGAGTCGCAGGAACGCATGTTGATGGTGGCGAAGGCCGGTAAGGAGGACGACTGCATCCGGATTTGCAGGAAATGGGACCTGGACGTCGCGGTCGTGGGACGGGTGACCGGCGATGGCATGCTCCGGGTGAAGGATCAAGGGCAGGTGGTGGCGGAGATTCCCGCCAAGGCACTGGCAGACGACGGACCTCGTTATGAACGGCCGCACCAACCGCCCGCCTATCAGGATATGCTGGCCAATCTGAACTACGATGCGGTGCCAGACGTCAAGGACGCGAATGCCGCGTTGCTGGCCTTGTTGGAGTCGCCCACGATCGCCAGCAAACGATGGGTCTACCAGCAATACGATCACATGGTCCGCACCAATTCCGTCGTTCGGCCGGGCTCCGATGCCGCAGTGGTTCGGATCAAGGGGACCGGCAAGGCTGTGGCGATGACCGTGGACTGCAACGGGCGCTATTGCCTGCTCCATCCTTATGAAGGCGCGAGATTGGCCGTCGCGGAAGCGGCCCGCAATCTCGTCTGTTCGGGAGCGGAGCCGATCGGGTTGACGGACTGTCTAAATTTCGGTAACCCGGAGCGGCCGGAGATCATGTGGCAGTTCGTGCTGGCCATCGAAGGTCTCAAGGACGCCTGCGAATTCCTGCAGGTCCCCATCGTCAGCGGCAACGTGAGTTTCTACAACGAGACGAACGGACTGTCCATCTATCCGACCCCCATGCTAGGCATGGTGGGGCTGATCGAGGATGCCGACCGCGCCATGACCCAGTGGTTCAAGCAGGACGGCGACGACATCATTCTGCTCGGTTCGTCGAGGGAAGATCTCGGCGGATCGGAATATCTCAAAGTCGTGCATTCCCGTGAACAGGGGTCTCCGCCTTTTCTGAATCTGGAAACCGAACGGCATGTGCAGGATTGTGTCTTGAGCCTGATCCGTGCGGGTCTGGTACAGTCGGCCCACGACTGCTCAGATGGAGGCCTAGCCGTCGCGCTGGCCGAATGTTGTATCTCCACCGAAGACCGAAGGCTCGGTGCTGTGGTAACATTACCAGTCGGACGATTGAGGCACGATGCGGTGCTGTTCGGAGAAAGCCAGTCGCGAGTCGTCTTGTCGTCCAAACCCGAAAATCGTGAGGCTGTTTTGGAACATGCGCGGCAGCGCGGCGTGCCGGCCGAGATCATCGGAGGAGTCGGGGGCGCGCGTTTCGTGGCCTACGTCAGGGACGCGCATTCGACGACGAGGGTGATCGATAGGCCGGTCTCGGAACTGTACGAGGCCTGGGCCCACTCGCTGGAACGGACATTGGTACAGGAATAA
- the purS gene encoding phosphoribosylformylglycinamidine synthase subunit PurS — protein sequence MKAKVHVTLKQGILDPQGKAIEHALQSLGFQSASNVRVGKYMELDLNETDRAKAEALLKQMCEKLLANTVIEEYRYELS from the coding sequence GTGAAAGCAAAAGTCCACGTGACATTGAAGCAGGGGATTCTTGATCCGCAGGGGAAAGCGATTGAGCATGCGCTCCAATCGTTGGGCTTTCAGAGCGCGTCGAACGTCCGTGTCGGGAAGTATATGGAACTGGACCTGAACGAAACGGACAGGGCCAAGGCGGAAGCTCTGCTGAAGCAGATGTGCGAAAAGCTGCTGGCCAATACGGTCATCGAAGAATATCGGTACGAGTTGTCGTGA
- the purQ gene encoding phosphoribosylformylglycinamidine synthase subunit PurQ: MKIGIVVFPGSNCDHDCRHVFQDVLGQTVAMVWHKDALPAGLDAVVIPGGFSYGDYLRTGAIARFSPVMTGIKEFAAKGGMVLGICNGFQILLEAGLLPGAMLRNRELHFVCRDVFVRVENAATPFTNACVPGQVLRIPIAHAEGSYYTDPVTLAGLQANAQIVFRYCAADGTVGTEANPNGSLDGIAGIRNAEGNVLGMMPHPERCAEALLGNEDGRLIFASMLETMRGKRSELKMAGV, encoded by the coding sequence GTGAAGATCGGGATCGTGGTGTTTCCCGGCAGCAATTGCGATCACGATTGCCGCCATGTCTTTCAAGACGTGCTCGGTCAAACGGTGGCGATGGTCTGGCACAAAGATGCGTTGCCGGCCGGATTGGACGCGGTCGTGATTCCCGGAGGGTTCTCGTACGGCGACTATTTACGCACGGGGGCGATCGCACGGTTCTCGCCCGTCATGACGGGGATCAAGGAGTTTGCCGCAAAGGGCGGGATGGTGTTGGGGATTTGCAACGGGTTCCAAATCCTGCTCGAGGCCGGATTGCTGCCCGGCGCGATGCTGCGGAACCGCGAACTGCATTTCGTCTGCCGGGACGTCTTCGTGCGGGTCGAAAATGCGGCCACGCCGTTCACCAACGCCTGTGTCCCCGGACAAGTGCTCAGGATTCCAATCGCACATGCCGAGGGCAGCTATTATACGGACCCGGTAACGCTCGCGGGATTGCAGGCGAACGCCCAGATCGTCTTTCGGTACTGTGCCGCCGACGGCACGGTCGGCACGGAGGCGAATCCGAACGGATCCTTGGACGGGATCGCCGGCATTCGCAATGCCGAAGGCAACGTCTTGGGCATGATGCCCCATCCCGAACGCTGCGCAGAAGCATTGTTGGGAAATGAAGACGGACGTCTGATCTTTGCGTCCATGTTGGAGACGATGAGAGGAAAGCGGAGCGAGCTGAAAATGGCGGGAGTGTGA
- the purC gene encoding phosphoribosylaminoimidazolesuccinocarboxamide synthase, whose amino-acid sequence MTSGTMIYEGKAKKIFTTSDPDQVVQYFKDDATAFNAQKRGTILEKGVVNNKVSERLFRLLEQNGVPTHFVARTSDREMLTKKVAIVPVEVVVRNVVAGSLAKRLGLKEGEPIEPAIVEWYYKNDALGDPLIADDHVRLLKLATPEQMAEIRKLALKVNGVLQPFFGERRMILVDFKLEFGLYNATLILADEISPDTCRFWDQTTKESMDKDRFRKDLGRIEEAYQEVLKRVCG is encoded by the coding sequence ATGACCAGCGGCACCATGATCTACGAGGGCAAGGCAAAGAAGATTTTCACGACGTCAGATCCCGATCAGGTCGTCCAGTACTTCAAGGACGACGCGACGGCCTTCAACGCACAGAAGCGCGGGACTATCCTTGAAAAAGGGGTCGTCAACAACAAAGTGTCGGAGCGGCTGTTCCGGTTGTTGGAACAGAACGGCGTGCCGACGCATTTCGTCGCGCGCACGAGCGACCGCGAGATGCTGACCAAGAAGGTCGCGATCGTGCCGGTCGAGGTCGTCGTGCGGAACGTCGTCGCGGGCAGCCTGGCCAAGCGCCTGGGGTTGAAGGAAGGCGAACCGATCGAGCCCGCGATCGTCGAGTGGTATTACAAGAACGACGCGCTCGGGGATCCGTTGATTGCCGACGATCACGTGCGTCTGCTCAAGCTGGCGACGCCCGAACAGATGGCGGAGATCAGGAAGCTGGCGCTGAAAGTCAACGGCGTGCTGCAGCCGTTCTTCGGCGAACGGCGGATGATCCTGGTCGACTTCAAGCTGGAGTTCGGCCTGTACAATGCAACGCTCATCCTGGCCGATGAGATCTCTCCGGATACCTGCCGGTTCTGGGATCAGACGACGAAGGAGTCGATGGACAAGGATCGATTCAGGAAGGACTTGGGTAGGATCGAGGAGGCGTATCAGGAGGTATTGAAGCGAGTCTGCGGATAG
- the purB gene encoding adenylosuccinate lyase: protein MIDRYTRPGMKAIWDLKHKYEIWLEVELQACAAFERAGQAPRGTAARIRRKARINVKRIAKIELVTKHDVIAFLESLADDVGPEHRFLHMGLTSSDIVDTSLAMQLTEALDLILDGVEGFQKVLKDQALRHKRTVTVGRSHGIHGEPISFGFKLAIWYEEIGRHLERLRQVRGIIAVGKLSGAMGTFAHQGPEIEAYVCSKLGLSVDPVSNQVVQRDRHAAFATALALLAATIEKIATEIRHLQRTEVLEAEEYFSQGQKGSSAMPHKRNPIVSENLCGLARLVRANSLAAMENVALWHERDISHSSVERVIMPDSTILVDYMLAKVTDLIARLVVYPERMKRNLELTGGLVYSQRLLLALVAKGAQRKESYEAVQRNAMASWQGAGMLQDLAAKDPFIARHLKRSEIAACFDPRYYLRHLDQVFRRVFRGPGRRRGAQRKRGGR, encoded by the coding sequence GTGATCGATCGGTATACCCGTCCGGGGATGAAGGCCATTTGGGATCTCAAACACAAGTATGAGATCTGGCTCGAGGTGGAATTGCAGGCTTGTGCGGCGTTCGAACGGGCCGGCCAGGCACCGCGCGGTACCGCCGCCAGAATTCGTCGGAAGGCCAGGATCAACGTCAAGCGCATCGCGAAAATCGAGTTGGTGACCAAGCATGACGTCATCGCGTTTCTTGAATCGCTGGCGGATGACGTCGGGCCGGAGCATCGGTTCCTGCATATGGGACTGACGTCCTCCGATATCGTGGATACGTCGCTCGCCATGCAGCTGACCGAGGCACTCGATCTCATTCTCGACGGGGTGGAAGGATTTCAGAAGGTCTTGAAGGACCAGGCCTTGCGGCACAAGCGGACCGTGACGGTCGGCCGGTCGCACGGCATCCATGGGGAGCCCATTTCGTTCGGGTTCAAGCTCGCCATCTGGTACGAAGAGATCGGTCGGCATCTGGAACGGCTGCGCCAGGTGCGCGGCATCATTGCGGTGGGCAAGCTATCCGGGGCGATGGGGACGTTCGCCCATCAAGGGCCGGAGATCGAGGCCTACGTCTGTTCCAAGCTGGGGCTGTCCGTCGATCCGGTGTCGAATCAAGTGGTGCAGCGGGACCGGCATGCGGCCTTCGCCACGGCCCTCGCCTTGCTGGCCGCCACGATCGAAAAGATCGCCACGGAGATCCGTCATCTTCAGCGGACGGAAGTGCTGGAGGCCGAGGAATATTTTTCCCAGGGTCAAAAGGGTTCGTCCGCGATGCCGCACAAGCGCAACCCCATCGTATCGGAAAACCTGTGCGGTCTCGCCCGCCTCGTACGGGCCAACAGCCTGGCCGCGATGGAGAACGTCGCGCTGTGGCACGAGCGGGACATCAGTCATTCGTCCGTCGAACGCGTGATCATGCCGGACAGCACGATTCTGGTGGACTACATGCTGGCGAAGGTCACCGATCTGATCGCCCGCCTGGTCGTGTATCCGGAGCGAATGAAACGCAATCTGGAGTTGACCGGAGGGTTGGTATATTCGCAGCGCCTGCTGTTGGCACTGGTCGCCAAAGGGGCTCAGCGGAAGGAGTCGTACGAGGCGGTCCAGCGCAACGCCATGGCGTCATGGCAAGGCGCGGGCATGTTGCAGGACTTGGCGGCCAAAGACCCGTTCATCGCGCGACATTTGAAGAGGAGCGAAATTGCCGCCTGTTTCGACCCGCGGTATTATCTGCGGCACCTCGACCAAGTATTTCGTCGGGTGTTCAGAGGCCCGGGACGGAGAAGGGGCGCCCAAAGAAAGCGAGGAGGCCGATGA
- the nusB gene encoding transcription antitermination factor NusB encodes MGSRHQSRERALQILFQYDIHGKPGVWLDEFWNQCEATEDVRAFAEELVRGVLEHRAELDALLGRYATNWKVSRMQVVDRNILRLGIYELLWREDVPAKVTMNEAIELAKDFGDDEAAKFVNGVLDKVLAAEARLEAKRKAASGRP; translated from the coding sequence ATGGGTTCCCGCCATCAATCTCGTGAACGGGCGCTCCAGATCCTGTTCCAATACGATATCCACGGCAAGCCCGGCGTCTGGCTCGACGAGTTCTGGAACCAGTGCGAGGCGACGGAAGACGTCAGGGCCTTCGCGGAAGAATTAGTCCGCGGGGTGTTGGAGCATCGGGCCGAATTGGACGCGCTGCTCGGCCGCTATGCGACCAATTGGAAGGTCAGCCGGATGCAGGTCGTCGATCGCAATATTCTGCGTCTGGGGATCTATGAACTCCTGTGGCGCGAGGATGTGCCGGCGAAGGTCACGATGAACGAAGCGATCGAGTTGGCCAAGGACTTCGGCGATGACGAAGCGGCCAAGTTCGTCAACGGTGTGTTGGACAAGGTCCTGGCCGCTGAAGCGCGGTTGGAAGCCAAGCGCAAAGCGGCGTCCGGGCGGCCGTGA
- a CDS encoding chlorite dismutase family protein: protein MSRSRCAGLYAIVLCVLLGGWVSASYAAADRDKLLSEPGIYGTFAAFGLTEEWGRLDAPAKIAHLTALKGVVEQHREKVAIDLYLLRGLSDHADVLFRIHAADLRDSQKFLVDLHASPMGRYLKGAGVLNGMSKKANYVPGFPDQMKADLKTASEPGPVPYAIVIPIRKSAEWWALDQEKRAVMMKEHTEAALPYHKTVKRKLYHSSGLDDLDFITYFETSNLEDFHNLILSLEKVKEFQYTRRFGHPTLLGTSKSLDQLIETLAQ from the coding sequence ATGAGTCGATCACGCTGTGCCGGGCTGTATGCCATTGTGCTGTGTGTCCTATTGGGAGGGTGGGTGTCGGCGTCCTACGCCGCCGCCGATCGGGACAAGCTGCTCAGTGAACCGGGCATCTACGGGACCTTTGCCGCGTTCGGCTTGACGGAAGAATGGGGCAGGCTGGACGCTCCGGCAAAGATCGCTCACCTGACTGCCTTGAAGGGCGTGGTCGAGCAGCATCGCGAAAAGGTCGCGATCGATTTGTATCTCCTCCGAGGGCTGTCCGACCATGCGGACGTTCTCTTCCGCATTCACGCGGCGGACTTGCGGGATTCGCAGAAGTTCCTGGTCGATCTCCATGCGAGTCCGATGGGACGCTATCTGAAAGGGGCGGGCGTTCTGAACGGGATGAGCAAAAAGGCGAATTACGTTCCGGGGTTTCCCGACCAGATGAAGGCGGATCTGAAGACTGCCAGTGAGCCGGGCCCCGTTCCCTATGCGATCGTGATTCCGATCAGAAAGAGCGCCGAATGGTGGGCGCTCGATCAGGAGAAGCGCGCGGTCATGATGAAGGAACACACCGAAGCGGCGCTGCCCTATCACAAAACTGTGAAGCGGAAGCTCTATCACTCCAGCGGGCTGGACGATTTGGACTTCATTACCTATTTCGAGACCTCGAACCTGGAGGATTTCCACAACCTCATTCTGTCGCTGGAAAAGGTGAAGGAGTTTCAATATACGCGGCGATTCGGCCACCCCACCTTGCTCGGCACGTCGAAGTCCCTCGACCAACTCATCGAAACATTGGCTCAGTGA
- the purF gene encoding amidophosphoribosyltransferase: protein MIKELPLISPDKFHDECAVFGVYGHEEAANLTYLGLYALQHRGQEASGIVSGDGDQFFVQKGMGLVADIYNKSVLESLPGYMAIGHNRYSTAGGQDLKNVQPLIVNFAFGNLALAHNGNLINAQVLRHELEAYGAIFQSTSDSEVIIHLIAHSRASTFLARVIDALSQVRGAFSVALMTDNGLIAARDPHGLRPLCIGRLRSSWIVASETCAFDLLDAEYVREIEPGELIVINDQGLESHHPFPQADPAMCVFEYVYFARPDSRIYGANAVYGIRKALGRQLAQESWVPADIVIPVPDSGVPAALGYAEGGGIRFETGLIRNHYVGRTFIEPEQSIRHFGVKVKLNAVPEVLADKRVVVVDDSLVRGTTSRKIVKMIRQAGAKEVHVRISSPPIISPCFYGIDTPTKKELIASSHSIEEIRKYITADSLAYLSLEGMLKSAPGSPTQYCNACFTEKYPISFTRAEELQLGLFEPSA from the coding sequence ATGATCAAAGAACTTCCACTGATTTCTCCCGACAAATTTCACGACGAATGCGCCGTATTCGGCGTCTACGGCCATGAAGAGGCCGCCAATCTGACCTATCTCGGCCTCTATGCCCTCCAGCATCGCGGGCAAGAAGCCTCCGGCATCGTCTCCGGGGACGGCGACCAGTTTTTCGTGCAAAAAGGGATGGGGCTCGTCGCGGATATCTACAATAAGTCGGTGCTGGAATCGTTGCCGGGATACATGGCCATCGGGCACAACCGGTATTCGACCGCGGGCGGGCAGGATCTGAAGAACGTGCAGCCGCTGATCGTGAACTTCGCGTTCGGGAACCTGGCGCTGGCGCACAATGGGAATTTGATCAATGCCCAAGTGTTGCGGCACGAACTCGAAGCGTACGGCGCGATTTTTCAATCCACCTCCGACAGCGAAGTCATCATCCATCTGATCGCCCATTCGCGGGCCAGCACGTTCCTCGCTCGCGTGATCGATGCCTTGAGCCAGGTCCGCGGCGCCTTTTCCGTCGCGCTGATGACGGACAACGGCCTGATCGCCGCGCGGGACCCGCACGGGCTGCGGCCGCTGTGCATCGGACGGCTGAGAAGCAGCTGGATCGTGGCCTCGGAGACCTGCGCGTTCGACTTGCTCGACGCGGAATACGTCAGGGAAATCGAGCCGGGCGAACTGATCGTGATCAACGATCAAGGGTTGGAGAGCCATCATCCCTTTCCCCAGGCGGATCCGGCCATGTGCGTCTTCGAGTACGTGTATTTTGCCAGGCCGGACAGCAGGATTTACGGCGCCAATGCGGTCTACGGCATCAGAAAGGCGTTGGGACGGCAACTGGCTCAGGAATCCTGGGTGCCGGCCGACATCGTGATTCCGGTGCCGGACTCCGGTGTGCCGGCCGCCCTGGGATATGCCGAAGGCGGAGGCATCCGATTTGAGACGGGGCTGATCCGAAACCATTACGTCGGCCGGACGTTCATCGAGCCCGAACAGTCCATCCGCCATTTCGGCGTGAAGGTCAAATTGAATGCCGTCCCCGAGGTTCTGGCGGACAAGCGCGTCGTGGTCGTCGATGATTCGCTCGTACGGGGTACGACCAGCCGCAAGATCGTGAAAATGATCCGGCAGGCCGGTGCGAAGGAAGTCCACGTGCGGATCAGTTCCCCGCCGATCATCTCTCCGTGCTTTTACGGTATCGATACGCCGACGAAAAAGGAACTAATCGCCTCGAGTCACTCGATCGAGGAGATCAGAAAATACATTACGGCCGATAGCCTCGCCTACCTGAGCTTGGAGGGCATGTTGAAGTCCGCCCCCGGCTCGCCCACCCAGTATTGCAACGCTTGCTTCACCGAAAAGTATCCGATTTCCTTTACCAGGGCAGAAGAACTGCAGCTGGGACTGTTTGAACCATCTGCGTAG